Below is a window of Nerophis lumbriciformis linkage group LG20, RoL_Nlum_v2.1, whole genome shotgun sequence DNA.
ttctcatgtgttgagtcaaagaggTATTTTGATAAAagattttgccacaaactgaacatttacatgtcttttcacctgtgtgttctcatgtgttgagtcaaatggcaattttgagaaaagcttttgccacaaactgaacatttaaatggtttttcacctgtgtgtgttctcatgtgttgagtcaaacggtaatttcgagaaaagctttcgccacaaattgaacaattaaatggtttttcacctgtgtgtgttctcatgtgttgagtcaaattgacattttgagaaaagcttttgccacaaactgaacaattaaatggtttgtcacctgtgtgtgttctcatgtgttcagtcaaactgcaattttgagaaaaacttttgccacaaactgaacaattgaatggtttttcacctgtgtgtgttctcatgtgttcagttaaACTGCAATTTAGAGAAAACCTTTTgccgcaaactgaacaattaaatggtttttctcctgtgtgtgttctcatatgtGGAGTCAAattgctattttgagaaaagctttttccacaaactgaacaattaaaaggtttttctcctgtgtgttttctcatgtgttgagtcaaatggctctttttcgtaaaactttcagcacaaactgagcagcttaaacatgttttacctctcttctttgtagagcattcagagtgtttgttgtcagtgtgagtcctcatatcactttcacagtctgtatcgctgctcaaagttacttcaacctcgtcttctgcctcactatctgatagtggagctgagaggttgtctacttgtggtttctctttatcatgttcagtcttcacagagagaatactcagtggaaacttggtgtaatcagcttcctctcgtcctagaagacactctccctcctgagtgatgcagagttcctccttttcctttttaatgcagggtggttgtggagtctcctgcttcaaagtggagctcccccctaactgaggggaaacttcttctggattaccgatcagctgctggacgtctgcaagacacaaacaacaaaaacacactttcttctatgtactgtatgtgtgtgtagtagggttgtacagtataccgctactaataaagtattgtggtactaatcaattgaaatcggtattataccacctttgaaaagtaccggtaccgttctttcatctgaatgtgTGGcggtgatgttgagtgtgtcaaaacgcacacacaaagtgcatacaagcaataacatggtggagaggaagaaaggcaacaaaggacaattctactggttaataaagagggtgtgtgaagtgcaatatggaggtatttgggcttctaaACTAACAAGAACTAActgcctcatccgtgacaacaacgacatggactacagggaggaggtgaaacatttggttgactggtgcagaaccaacaacctggtcctgaacgtcgacaagaccaaggagatcatcctcgacttcaggaagcaccagtccagccacgctccactcttcatcaacggaaCAGCAGTGgcgatagtaagcagcaccaagttcctgggggtgcagataactgacaatatgacctggtccctacacaccggagctcttgtaaaaagagctcagcagcgcatgcactttttgcgtgggatgaaaagagcacagctccctccccccattctcagcacattctacagaggcgctatagagagcctgctgaccaacagcatctctgtctggactggagcctgcaatgcctcagactggaagtctctccagagagtggttaggacggcggaaaagatcatcaggactcctcttcctcctatccaggagatggcaaaaagccgctgcctgaccagggctcagaaaacctgcagagactcctcccacccccaccaaggactgttttcactgctttctccgtagcagaacctccaggttctgtaacagcttctttcctcaggccataaaactcttgaacgcagcataataatcccctcaattccccccaaaaatggattaactcgctggaataaaaagacaatataacatacatccataaacctggatgcatatgcaaaagtgcaatatatttatctgtacagtaatctatttatttataaatgcaccttattggtCTTTTATCTTGcattaccatgagctaatgcaacaaaattttgttcttatctgtactgtaaagttcaaatttga
It encodes the following:
- the LOC133619301 gene encoding uncharacterized protein, which produces MDDYCYAKMATSAKREHERESTSSKSPTEIKTKDEDVQQLIGNPEEVSPQLGGSSTLKQETPQPPCIKKEEEELCITQEGECLLGRGEADYTKFPLSILSVKTEDDEEEPQIDNLFAPLSDNEAEDEVEDSLSSDKDCEGDMRTHTDNKHSECSTKKRDVQQLIGNPEEVSPQLGGSSTLKQETPQPPCIKKEEEELCITQEGECLLGREEADYTKFPLNILSVKTEDDEEKPQDEDEVEELFSSDKDCEGDMRTHTDNKHSEFSTKKRDVQQLIGNPEEVSPQLGGSSTLKQETPQPPCIKKEKEELCITQEGECLLGREEADYTKFPLSILSVKTEHDKEKPQVDNLSAPLSDSEAEDEVEVTLSSDTDCESDMRTHTDNKHSECSTKKRGKTCLSCSVCAESFTKKSHLTQHMRKHTGEKPFNCSVCGKSFSQNSNLTPHMRTHTGEKPFNCSVCGKRFSLNCSLTEHMRTHTGEKPFNCSVCGKSFSQNCSLTEHMRTHTGDKPFNCSVCGKSFSQNVNLTQHMRTHTGEKPFNCSICGESFSRNYRLTQHMRTHTGEKPFKCSVCGKSFSQNCHLTQHMRTHR